The Sulfurospirillum halorespirans DSM 13726 genome has a window encoding:
- a CDS encoding 4Fe-4S binding protein yields MNQINKVINVKKLQIIRKSVHNFSMLSIILGAFGIITVAGTCYVSIGYFRLICPVGFIELSLATHTINTKLIVPFLTISVLLFLAGRSFCSWGCPTSYMGGIIRKMTSNETYKKYTKVKNKVQKYVPQPGMDDIFVMMIGTLIGIFVFQYPLPCTICPLGIISRALIETVNHSTITHFHIALRYDTLLLIIPIVSMFLFVRGWSQVCPVGSLKGLMSTYNKTIVPSTTEACVNCKLCEQVCPVNIGHRRGLPDMSICIKCMLCAEYCPQHAIDIVALYEHKKTKFKEVKDVNVLNTSIETMNKTA; encoded by the coding sequence ATGAATCAAATTAATAAAGTTATTAATGTAAAAAAATTACAAATCATTAGAAAAAGTGTACATAACTTTTCTATGCTAAGCATTATACTAGGTGCATTTGGCATCATAACTGTTGCCGGAACATGTTATGTAAGTATTGGTTATTTTAGGCTTATTTGTCCAGTTGGTTTTATAGAGCTCTCTCTAGCAACACACACTATTAATACAAAACTTATCGTACCTTTTTTAACAATTTCAGTTCTTCTTTTTTTAGCGGGAAGATCGTTTTGTTCTTGGGGTTGTCCTACGTCTTATATGGGCGGAATTATACGTAAAATGACATCTAATGAGACCTATAAAAAATACACTAAAGTAAAAAATAAAGTGCAAAAGTATGTACCGCAACCTGGTATGGATGATATCTTTGTCATGATGATAGGTACATTAATAGGAATATTTGTATTTCAGTATCCACTACCTTGCACAATTTGTCCATTAGGAATCATTTCACGGGCTCTTATTGAAACAGTCAATCATTCTACAATTACGCATTTTCACATTGCACTACGTTATGACACTTTATTGTTAATAATTCCTATCGTATCTATGTTTTTATTTGTAAGAGGTTGGTCACAAGTTTGCCCTGTCGGTTCATTGAAAGGGCTTATGTCAACGTATAACAAGACAATCGTTCCTTCAACAACAGAAGCATGTGTCAACTGTAAGTTATGTGAACAAGTATGTCCTGTTAATATTGGACATCGTAGAGGGCTTCCTGATATGAGTATTTGTATCAAATGTATGCTATGTGCAGAATATTGTCCGCAACATGCCATAGACATTGTTGCTTTATACGAGCATAAAAAAACAAAATTTAAAGAAGTAAAAGATGTGAATGTACTGAATACATCCATTGAAACAATGAATAAAACAGCTTAA
- a CDS encoding reductive dehalogenase, which translates to MEKKKPELSRRDFGKIVAGVGVAVTIAPFGGTDAHAKEKASQEIRHQFAMPDGVSPIKINEKYERFNEGHVAFYHPSSVMIPNFKGETKFWVFSMMDQKQNLINTAQHAPGVKAPSVAEARSARAWESAAWTLNEMLGYGKPNRKMHLWDNFKAAKDWPHIYNKAPDEKDPAILTNQIKYVTRLAGADLVGIARLNRNWIFKEAFTTVSDKPEDDNNFITKPINFKDIEKPTETEDEYIIPNSFANVIVSAFAMNRDMMQCLATSMAHAAAALCYSRMVAHDMWICQFIRNQGYYAIPSCNGVGQSVAFAVEAGLGQASRMGTIITPEYGPMVRLSKIFTNMPLIPDKPIDFGVTEFCETCKKCARDCPSKAISEGPQSYEARDIHNANGRYQWHNDHKKCLQYWVESGGDCGICVAVCPFTKGNIWIHDGVEWLIDKTRFLDPVMLGMDDALGYGKTRNVEEVWKGKINTYGLDTSHFKDTETTGKDRVKKS; encoded by the coding sequence ATGGAAAAGAAAAAACCTGAACTTTCACGTAGAGATTTTGGAAAGATAGTTGCTGGCGTTGGTGTTGCGGTTACTATTGCACCATTTGGGGGCACAGATGCTCATGCAAAAGAAAAAGCATCGCAAGAGATTCGTCATCAATTCGCGATGCCAGATGGGGTATCTCCTATCAAAATCAATGAAAAGTATGAAAGATTTAATGAGGGGCATGTGGCATTTTATCATCCCTCTTCAGTGATGATTCCAAACTTCAAAGGAGAAACTAAGTTTTGGGTGTTTTCTATGATGGACCAAAAGCAAAATTTGATTAATACAGCACAACATGCACCTGGCGTTAAAGCTCCAAGTGTTGCTGAGGCAAGATCTGCTAGAGCATGGGAATCAGCTGCGTGGACACTGAATGAAATGCTAGGATATGGAAAGCCAAATAGAAAGATGCATTTATGGGATAATTTTAAAGCAGCAAAGGATTGGCCACATATCTATAACAAAGCACCAGATGAAAAAGATCCTGCCATATTAACAAATCAGATTAAATACGTTACAAGATTAGCAGGGGCTGACTTAGTGGGTATTGCAAGATTGAACCGAAATTGGATCTTTAAAGAGGCTTTTACTACAGTATCAGATAAGCCTGAGGATGATAATAACTTTATCACAAAGCCAATTAACTTTAAAGATATTGAAAAACCAACGGAAACAGAAGATGAATACATTATTCCAAATAGCTTTGCCAATGTTATCGTTTCTGCTTTTGCGATGAACCGTGATATGATGCAGTGTTTGGCTACTTCTATGGCACATGCAGCTGCGGCACTTTGTTACTCTCGTATGGTGGCGCATGATATGTGGATTTGTCAGTTTATTCGTAACCAAGGCTACTATGCAATACCAAGCTGTAATGGTGTTGGACAATCAGTTGCCTTTGCTGTTGAAGCAGGTTTAGGACAAGCTAGTCGTATGGGAACTATCATCACCCCTGAGTATGGACCAATGGTTCGTCTTTCTAAGATCTTTACCAATATGCCTCTTATTCCCGATAAACCAATTGATTTTGGTGTTACAGAGTTTTGTGAAACATGTAAAAAATGTGCAAGAGACTGTCCTTCCAAGGCAATCTCAGAAGGGCCACAATCCTATGAAGCACGAGATATTCATAATGCAAATGGCCGCTACCAATGGCACAATGACCATAAAAAATGTTTACAGTATTGGGTTGAATCGGGCGGAGACTGTGGCATATGTGTAGCTGTTTGCCCCTTTACAAAAGGCAATATTTGGATTCATGATGGCGTTGAATGGTTGATTGATAAAACAAGATTCCTTGATCCTGTAATGCTAGGTATGGATGATGCACTGGGTTATGGTAAAACACGAAATGTAGAAGAAGTATGGAAAGGTAAAATCAATACCTATGGTTTAGATACATCTCACTTTAAAGATACGGAGACAACAGGAAAGGATAGGGTAAAAAAATCATGA
- a CDS encoding DUF4405 domain-containing protein has product MFRQVVSLTLLVSLLAVGSSGILMIILNSFEFQFQMHPVHKIFGVLMVLSGSLHLYLNFGSVKKYLNIKKMALFTGVLSIIMVLLYGVGINKPLNIEKIKQMENIAKTLEE; this is encoded by the coding sequence ATGTTTAGACAAGTAGTATCGTTGACGTTATTGGTTTCATTGCTGGCAGTTGGGAGCTCTGGTATTTTGATGATTATACTGAATAGTTTTGAGTTTCAGTTTCAGATGCATCCTGTTCATAAGATTTTTGGAGTCTTGATGGTTTTATCCGGTAGTCTACACCTGTATCTTAACTTCGGTTCAGTAAAAAAATACTTGAATATAAAAAAGATGGCACTTTTTACAGGAGTATTGAGCATAATAATGGTTTTACTTTATGGTGTAGGTATTAATAAACCATTAAACATAGAAAAAATAAAGCAGATGGAAAATATTGCAAAAACATTAGAAGAGTAA
- the cobU gene encoding bifunctional adenosylcobinamide kinase/adenosylcobinamide-phosphate guanylyltransferase, protein MITFITGGGRSGKSLFAEDRAKRYKNKCYVATAIAFDDEMKYRVKKHLEQRGSDWVTIEQYEGIAKALHVKAKDAQVVLVDCLTNLVSNMMIMNRDVDWETLSDEAVYEIEQEILEEVNALVLFGHEFAGEMIIVSNEVGMGLIPEYPLGRRFRDIAGRMNQHVARASDEAYLVVAGLPMKLK, encoded by the coding sequence GTGATTACATTTATCACCGGTGGTGGACGTAGCGGGAAAAGTCTGTTTGCAGAAGATAGGGCTAAACGCTATAAAAATAAATGCTACGTAGCAACCGCCATTGCTTTTGATGACGAAATGAAATACCGCGTTAAAAAACATTTAGAGCAGCGTGGAAGTGATTGGGTTACTATTGAACAATACGAAGGTATCGCAAAAGCTTTACATGTAAAGGCAAAAGATGCACAGGTTGTCTTGGTAGATTGTTTAACAAATTTGGTCAGCAATATGATGATTATGAACCGCGATGTGGATTGGGAAACGCTCAGTGATGAAGCAGTTTATGAAATTGAACAAGAGATATTAGAAGAAGTGAATGCATTGGTGCTGTTTGGGCATGAGTTTGCTGGTGAAATGATTATCGTGTCCAATGAAGTAGGTATGGGACTCATTCCTGAATATCCCTTAGGACGTCGCTTTAGAGATATTGCAGGACGAATGAATCAGCACGTAGCACGTGCAAGTGATGAAGCATACTTGGTAGTCGCAGGATTACCGATGAAATTAAAATAG
- a CDS encoding 4Fe-4S dicluster domain-containing protein, with product MLGQSLREKKMNFNRRKFLIYSAEAGAMFGLVGAVPLMSGEHHYLRPPGAIKDDTFYKACIKCGACVSACPTKAVTLIDLCWDVKNIGTPIIDIKNGGCIAWGKECLLCVKACPTDVLSVVKDLKEEKLGLAIIKEEECVNCMVCFLHCPIEGVVLFPNPEVPDKPYTKERDIPTKIKLKDSPLKPYIVKDKCIGCGLCAHYCPPRCIDMIPIADVKKVAKNESN from the coding sequence GTGCTAGGACAATCTTTAAGAGAGAAAAAGATGAATTTTAATCGAAGAAAATTTTTAATTTACAGCGCAGAAGCAGGAGCGATGTTCGGTCTTGTTGGAGCTGTTCCGTTAATGTCAGGAGAACATCACTACTTACGACCTCCAGGCGCCATTAAAGACGATACTTTTTATAAAGCATGTATTAAATGTGGTGCTTGTGTTTCAGCATGCCCCACTAAAGCGGTGACACTTATTGATCTTTGTTGGGATGTTAAAAATATCGGCACACCTATAATTGATATCAAAAATGGTGGCTGTATTGCTTGGGGAAAAGAGTGTCTTTTATGTGTTAAAGCTTGTCCAACAGATGTTTTGAGTGTAGTTAAAGATTTAAAAGAAGAAAAGCTTGGTCTTGCCATTATAAAAGAAGAAGAGTGTGTGAATTGTATGGTTTGTTTTTTACATTGCCCCATTGAGGGAGTAGTACTCTTTCCAAATCCAGAAGTTCCTGATAAACCTTATACTAAAGAACGTGATATACCTACAAAAATAAAACTCAAAGATTCCCCGTTAAAGCCTTATATTGTTAAAGATAAATGCATTGGGTGTGGATTGTGTGCTCATTATTGTCCTCCACGGTGCATTGATATGATTCCTATAGCAGACGTAAAAAAGGTAGCAAAAAATGAATCAAATTAA
- the cbiB gene encoding adenosylcobinamide-phosphate synthase CbiB, which produces MNTALIAFFAYIVDKFVGEFTVITHPVIFIGRYISWFEKKFYKNTFQRGLVLAVSTLGLTYVAIWLLETLLSSLPHGISIFISIVIASMFLAHHMLYHSVLDVINSSVPKEKIKYLVSRDTEDMDDHEIYKACIETYTENINDGVIAPLFYLLLFGLKGLIIFKAISTLDSMVGYKNERYSHFGTAGARLDDIVGWIPARISALLIYLAAKGSYSFNTLKKYASGHESPNSGWPIAAAGLAFHLKLGGPTRYFGAIKNKPYLGDGSLPLTQQDVCNVLTLHSKIDYIVLGSMAAMITFLWLIQ; this is translated from the coding sequence ATGAATACCGCATTAATAGCTTTTTTTGCGTATATCGTCGATAAATTTGTTGGTGAATTTACAGTTATAACGCATCCAGTCATTTTTATTGGGCGTTATATAAGTTGGTTTGAAAAAAAATTTTATAAAAATACTTTTCAACGAGGCTTAGTGCTTGCTGTGAGTACATTAGGACTTACATACGTAGCTATTTGGCTGTTAGAAACTCTTTTATCTTCTCTTCCACATGGTATTTCAATATTTATTTCAATCGTGATTGCTTCGATGTTTTTGGCGCATCATATGCTCTATCATTCTGTTTTGGACGTCATCAATTCTTCTGTTCCAAAAGAAAAAATAAAGTATTTAGTCAGTCGTGACACTGAAGATATGGATGACCACGAAATCTACAAGGCATGTATAGAAACGTATACTGAAAATATTAATGATGGGGTTATAGCACCTTTATTTTATCTTCTTCTTTTTGGACTAAAGGGGCTTATTATTTTTAAAGCGATTAGCACATTAGACTCCATGGTGGGTTATAAAAATGAACGTTACTCTCATTTTGGAACTGCAGGAGCAAGGTTGGATGATATTGTAGGATGGATTCCTGCTCGTATTAGTGCATTACTTATTTATTTAGCTGCTAAAGGATCGTACAGCTTTAATACGTTAAAAAAGTATGCTTCAGGGCATGAAAGTCCTAATTCAGGCTGGCCCATTGCAGCAGCTGGATTGGCATTTCATTTAAAACTTGGTGGTCCTACACGCTATTTTGGTGCAATCAAAAATAAGCCTTATCTTGGGGATGGTTCCCTTCCCTTAACACAGCAAGACGTATGTAATGTACTCACGCTGCATTCAAAGATTGACTATATTGTATTGGGAAGTATGGCAGCAATGATTACATTTCTATGGTTGATACAATGA
- a CDS encoding response regulator transcription factor, which yields MFKNYKVLYAEDDAGIRKNIGEILSLLFDDVLLAQDGEKAYELYQNESPDIMVLDIEMPYLNGLEVAEKIRKSNKNIPIVMATAYTDTAYFLKAVELNLTSYILKPIETSDLKKALKKCEEQLSYSKNSEIHINQSAYYNVGERTLYINNSEVRLTNIEMQFLEYMLKNPNRVINYSEFEYNIWEEGMSGPAIRTLVKDLRKHLTKESIQNIPKVGYKLVLQK from the coding sequence ATGTTTAAAAACTATAAAGTACTTTATGCAGAAGATGATGCAGGAATTCGTAAAAATATTGGAGAAATTCTTTCTCTTCTTTTTGATGATGTACTTCTAGCACAAGATGGGGAAAAGGCATATGAATTGTATCAAAATGAGTCTCCAGATATCATGGTACTCGATATTGAGATGCCCTATCTTAATGGCTTAGAAGTGGCCGAAAAAATCAGAAAAAGCAATAAAAATATCCCGATTGTCATGGCTACAGCTTATACAGACACGGCATATTTTTTAAAAGCAGTTGAATTAAATCTAACCTCTTATATTTTAAAACCAATAGAAACTTCTGATTTGAAAAAAGCACTTAAAAAATGTGAAGAGCAATTAAGTTATTCTAAAAATAGCGAAATTCACATCAATCAGAGCGCATATTATAATGTAGGTGAACGAACACTGTATATCAATAATAGTGAAGTCAGATTAACGAATATTGAAATGCAATTTCTTGAATATATGTTGAAAAATCCTAATAGAGTTATCAACTATAGTGAATTTGAGTATAATATTTGGGAAGAAGGGATGAGTGGTCCAGCTATTCGAACCCTTGTCAAAGATCTAAGAAAGCACCTAACCAAAGAGAGCATTCAAAATATTCCAAAAGTTGGATACAAGCTGGTTCTTCAAAAATGA
- a CDS encoding response regulator transcription factor, producing MLASYTILYADDEEQTRENIGEILSLFCKKVYLAKDGKEALQIFQNNTIDIAIFDIEMPYFNGLEVCEQIREFNQKIPLVIATAYTDTEYFLKAVELNLAAYILKPVTAIDLKNALKKCVANLKNNKNEKIYFSDIVYYDTIKRALFVNEKDVILRRSEITFLEYLLKRVNEIVSYQEFENNIWEEGMSSAAIRSLVRDIRKHLPPETIINVARLGYKLKLYK from the coding sequence ATGCTCGCTTCTTATACAATACTCTATGCAGATGATGAAGAACAAACTCGTGAAAACATAGGAGAAATACTTTCTCTTTTTTGCAAAAAAGTATATTTAGCCAAAGATGGGAAAGAAGCTCTTCAAATCTTTCAAAACAATACTATTGATATTGCTATTTTTGACATCGAAATGCCCTACTTTAATGGACTTGAAGTGTGTGAACAAATTCGTGAATTTAACCAAAAAATACCTCTTGTCATTGCTACTGCTTATACAGACACTGAGTATTTTTTAAAAGCCGTTGAACTTAATCTAGCAGCTTATATCCTAAAACCTGTCACCGCGATTGATCTCAAAAATGCTCTTAAAAAATGTGTTGCTAATCTTAAAAACAATAAAAATGAAAAAATTTATTTTTCTGATATAGTTTATTATGACACTATTAAACGTGCTCTTTTTGTCAATGAGAAAGATGTAATTTTGAGAAGAAGTGAAATCACTTTTTTAGAATATTTACTAAAACGTGTTAATGAAATTGTTAGTTATCAAGAGTTTGAAAATAATATCTGGGAAGAAGGTATGAGTAGTGCCGCTATTCGTTCGTTAGTACGAGATATCCGAAAACATTTGCCTCCAGAGACTATTATTAATGTAGCAAGACTTGGTTATAAATTGAAACTCTATAAATGA
- a CDS encoding norcobamide biosynthesis serine-O-phosphate decarboxylase gives MVDTMNARNTQFTKAFHALKQNAGSHSPSMEDLKKMFPTLEIKIDACYLSNPYASELVLDYIDRELIQTNAYKKVLTHYPSQQRSLQKVMAESLHVKPENIFIGNGATEIIQMLLQQEEVQKVALMIPTFSSYYEFVGKGCEVVYFPLNERDDYSFDADKYCQFIENEQPDTVVLINPNNPNGAYLSLEKMHILLKRLAFVPRIIIDESFIHFAYEDEALTCLSSTVLFDMYPNVIIVKSLSKDFGIAGVRLGYALMDSRKIDALLEHGFLWNINGIGEYCLRLFVREDFLKRYEEARKQYIKEMCRFKEALLGIENVYVYPSMANFVMLKLPSRIKASFVISALLVEYGIYVRTMADKIGVEGECIRIAGRTREENNCIVMALKSILKDSK, from the coding sequence ATGGTTGATACAATGAATGCACGTAACACTCAATTTACGAAAGCGTTTCATGCGTTAAAACAGAATGCGGGAAGTCATAGTCCAAGTATGGAAGACTTGAAAAAAATGTTCCCAACATTGGAAATCAAGATCGATGCATGCTATTTGTCAAATCCTTATGCTTCTGAGCTAGTACTTGATTATATTGACCGTGAATTAATTCAAACCAATGCCTATAAAAAGGTACTGACACACTACCCATCACAGCAACGTTCTTTGCAAAAAGTTATGGCGGAGTCTTTACATGTAAAGCCTGAAAATATATTTATCGGGAATGGTGCCACTGAAATTATTCAGATGCTTCTACAACAAGAAGAGGTTCAAAAAGTTGCCTTAATGATTCCTACTTTTTCATCGTATTATGAGTTTGTGGGCAAAGGGTGTGAAGTTGTTTATTTTCCATTGAATGAACGTGATGATTATAGCTTTGATGCGGATAAATACTGCCAATTTATTGAAAATGAACAACCCGATACCGTTGTGTTGATTAATCCAAATAATCCAAATGGTGCCTATCTTTCTTTAGAAAAGATGCACATTTTATTGAAACGCTTAGCCTTTGTGCCGCGCATTATTATTGATGAAAGTTTTATTCATTTTGCCTATGAAGACGAGGCATTGACATGTCTTAGCTCAACTGTTTTATTTGATATGTATCCTAATGTCATCATTGTTAAAAGTCTCTCTAAAGATTTTGGCATAGCAGGGGTTCGCCTTGGGTATGCCTTGATGGATTCACGTAAGATTGATGCACTTTTAGAGCATGGATTTTTATGGAATATCAATGGTATTGGTGAGTATTGTCTTCGACTTTTTGTAAGGGAAGATTTTTTAAAGCGCTATGAAGAAGCTAGAAAGCAGTATATCAAAGAGATGTGCAGATTTAAAGAAGCGCTTTTAGGGATAGAAAATGTGTATGTCTATCCTTCGATGGCTAACTTTGTGATGCTCAAACTTCCGTCTAGAATAAAAGCAAGTTTTGTGATTAGTGCACTCCTTGTTGAGTATGGAATTTATGTTCGCACCATGGCAGATAAAATTGGTGTTGAGGGCGAATGTATTCGTATTGCAGGAAGAACGCGTGAAGAGAATAACTGCATCGTTATGGCGCTCAAAAGCATACTAAAGGATAGTAAGTGA
- a CDS encoding 7TM diverse intracellular signaling domain-containing protein, with translation MKFFFLFFLLTLSLFSGVITLNEEKLLLHRNTYLLNENIFIEDALKHSDFIKNNNLSVFLRKQFTKNYWLKIPLKNTLNKELDKTLLFYWKNINLQVYYSKDNKIIETKSVSDGINNGISYYSFIIGPNEESTIYIKVNDHPLVDDFSAAYIINTEQLISEISNYESVYKHGLLFGILLTILFASLFMYFMTSLKSYFYYVLFVMSIIFITSNLHWSFYSALSPYLEKSILYNIMKVANPFSILMTLTLFTKEFFDLKYKHATINSILNFYMLSCILMVIIQFIFSNGSLIIFYPGILLPGFILIGLIMLKQDKLQASLYSIAMILLIYPLFMESFIRIFNFDGVQNMNNYLQVTSTLCSLCLSIVTYIKLLSILEEKRQFEKEILVRSRFSAMGEMIANIAHQWRQPLSHLSSIVVNIDMHSQLDKLSPKTLQDKLNEMHLQIRHMTNTIEDFMNFFSQKKQKSTFSCKEIIDDSLSFMRTSFESNHIQIYTQCDAMFEINTYKNELIQVIITILTNAKDALKDNPEEDRKIYFKTSKNEISISDNAGGIDSKIIHRIFEPYFSTKLEKNGTGLGLYTAKIIMENNIKGSIQVANNKRGAEFILKLP, from the coding sequence ATGAAGTTCTTCTTTCTTTTTTTTCTTTTGACACTCTCTTTATTTAGTGGCGTAATTACTTTAAATGAAGAGAAACTCTTATTACATCGAAATACGTATCTTTTAAATGAAAATATCTTTATAGAAGATGCTCTCAAGCATAGCGATTTCATCAAAAACAATAACCTTTCCGTTTTTTTAAGAAAGCAATTTACAAAGAACTATTGGTTAAAAATACCTCTCAAAAACACACTCAATAAAGAGCTAGATAAAACACTTCTTTTTTACTGGAAGAATATCAACCTCCAAGTTTACTATAGCAAAGACAATAAAATCATCGAAACTAAGTCTGTAAGTGATGGCATAAACAATGGTATTTCTTACTACTCTTTCATTATAGGACCTAATGAAGAAAGTACCATCTATATCAAAGTCAATGATCACCCATTAGTGGATGATTTTTCTGCTGCTTATATCATCAATACTGAACAACTTATATCAGAAATTAGTAACTATGAGAGCGTTTATAAACATGGTCTTTTATTTGGTATTTTACTTACCATTCTTTTTGCAAGTTTATTTATGTACTTTATGACATCCTTAAAAAGCTACTTTTATTATGTCTTGTTTGTAATGTCCATTATCTTCATTACCTCAAACTTACACTGGAGCTTTTACTCAGCACTGAGTCCATACCTTGAAAAGTCAATACTCTATAACATTATGAAAGTGGCTAATCCTTTTAGTATTTTGATGACACTTACCCTTTTCACCAAAGAGTTTTTTGATCTCAAATATAAGCATGCCACGATTAATAGCATTTTAAATTTTTACATGCTCTCTTGTATACTAATGGTAATTATACAGTTCATCTTTTCAAATGGATCTTTGATTATTTTTTATCCAGGTATATTATTACCAGGTTTTATTTTAATTGGTCTCATTATGTTAAAACAAGACAAACTGCAAGCTTCCCTTTATTCTATCGCGATGATTTTATTAATCTACCCTCTATTTATGGAGTCCTTTATTAGAATATTCAATTTTGATGGTGTACAAAATATGAACAATTACCTTCAAGTCACCAGCACACTATGCTCTTTATGCCTAAGCATTGTAACCTATATAAAGCTACTCTCGATCTTAGAAGAAAAAAGGCAATTTGAAAAAGAGATACTTGTACGCTCACGCTTTAGTGCGATGGGAGAAATGATTGCCAATATTGCCCATCAATGGAGGCAACCACTGAGTCATCTTTCCTCTATCGTTGTCAATATAGACATGCACAGCCAGCTTGATAAACTCTCACCAAAAACCTTACAAGACAAACTCAATGAGATGCATTTGCAGATTCGTCATATGACCAATACCATAGAAGATTTCATGAACTTTTTTTCTCAGAAAAAGCAAAAATCTACTTTTTCATGTAAAGAAATCATTGATGATTCACTCTCTTTTATGCGCACATCCTTTGAAAGCAATCATATTCAAATTTACACACAGTGCGATGCAATGTTTGAAATCAATACATATAAAAATGAACTTATACAAGTCATTATCACCATCTTAACGAATGCAAAAGATGCACTCAAAGATAATCCTGAAGAAGATCGAAAGATTTATTTTAAAACAAGTAAAAATGAGATATCCATTAGCGATAATGCAGGGGGAATTGATAGCAAAATTATTCATCGAATTTTTGAGCCTTATTTTTCAACAAAACTTGAAAAGAATGGAACAGGACTTGGACTCTACACAGCAAAAATCATTATGGAAAATAATATAAAAGGGAGTATTCAAGTTGCAAACAATAAAAGAGGAGCCGAGTTTATCTTAAAACTTCCATAG